One segment of Candidatus Nitrospira nitrosa DNA contains the following:
- a CDS encoding site-2 protease family protein, with amino-acid sequence MDGLGREEHRERENRSVLDVGEQLPPQIVNVTEDEDEVPPSFFSKWTLPIVLFFLTVFTTLWAGAYQTYNGPARGPLNFLLTSPEMLWRGIPFAGALLFILTTHELGHYVLSKIHRVPASLPLFIPGLPHFIGTFGAIIRMRGPILSRRALFDIGVAGPLAGFVVAVVALIVGLNLSTVVDRTATLGLQLGEPLLLQFLSWLVIGPLPPEADVVLHPIGFAAWFGLFVTSLNLLPIGQLDGGHVAYALWGRRQRIMAMVFVPILLVLGFVGWPGWLLWAFMAGFWGLGHPPVMDPYVPLGRNRTIVGWIAFAVFVVTFVPVPFSIH; translated from the coding sequence ATGGATGGCTTGGGACGAGAGGAACATCGAGAGCGTGAGAACAGGAGCGTTCTTGATGTGGGGGAACAACTTCCACCCCAGATCGTGAATGTCACGGAGGACGAAGACGAGGTTCCGCCGTCGTTTTTCTCCAAATGGACCTTGCCGATCGTCCTCTTTTTCCTGACGGTTTTTACGACGTTGTGGGCCGGCGCCTACCAAACCTACAATGGGCCGGCGCGCGGCCCGTTGAATTTTCTCCTGACGTCCCCTGAGATGCTCTGGCGGGGCATTCCGTTTGCCGGAGCCTTACTCTTTATCCTCACCACGCACGAGTTGGGGCACTATGTCTTGTCCAAGATTCACCGTGTGCCCGCCTCCTTGCCATTGTTCATTCCGGGCCTGCCGCATTTTATCGGGACCTTCGGCGCCATTATTCGCATGCGGGGTCCGATTCTGAGCCGCCGTGCGCTGTTCGATATCGGCGTCGCCGGTCCCTTGGCAGGGTTTGTGGTCGCCGTCGTGGCGTTGATCGTCGGTCTGAATCTCTCGACCGTGGTCGATCGAACCGCCACGTTGGGACTACAATTGGGTGAACCGTTGCTGTTGCAGTTCCTGTCCTGGCTGGTGATCGGGCCCCTTCCGCCGGAAGCCGACGTGGTGCTCCATCCGATCGGCTTTGCCGCCTGGTTCGGGCTCTTTGTGACGTCACTCAATCTCTTGCCGATCGGTCAACTCGACGGTGGCCATGTCGCCTATGCTCTCTGGGGCCGACGACAACGGATCATGGCGATGGTCTTTGTCCCAATATTATTGGTCTTGGGATTTGTCGGCTGGCCAGGCTGGTTGCTCTGGGCCTTCATGGCGGGATTTTGGGGCCTCGGCCATCCACCGGTCATGGACCCCTATGTGCCGTTAGGCCGAAATAGGACGATCGTCGGATGGATCGCCTTCGCGGTGTTTGTCGTCACCTTTGTGCCGGTGCCGTTTTCCATCCACTGA
- a CDS encoding ribonuclease domain-containing protein: protein MSTHRWQQLQFFGLLVTLCCTLALVPSIGIATHNLNPNTLTTNASILLSPQTDDPSWFATAPEKAYDLLTQLEKRGGRPLPGYVGGRDFQNRERRLPPGRYREYDVNPKIHGRGRDAERIVIEQRTGKAYYTGDHYRTFVPLN, encoded by the coding sequence GTGTCCACCCATCGATGGCAGCAACTTCAATTCTTCGGCCTACTCGTCACCCTCTGCTGTACGCTTGCACTCGTTCCATCGATCGGCATCGCAACTCACAACCTCAATCCCAACACCCTGACCACCAACGCCTCGATTCTTCTTTCCCCGCAGACCGACGATCCTTCATGGTTTGCAACAGCGCCTGAAAAAGCCTACGATCTCCTCACACAACTGGAAAAGCGAGGCGGGCGTCCGCTTCCAGGCTATGTTGGTGGGCGTGATTTCCAAAACCGAGAACGCCGTCTTCCTCCCGGTCGCTATCGGGAGTATGATGTCAACCCGAAGATCCACGGCCGCGGGCGTGACGCCGAGCGGATTGTGATCGAGCAGCGAACCGGGAAAGCCTACTATACCGGAGATCACTACAGAACGTTTGTCCCCCTCAATTGA
- a CDS encoding MBL fold metallo-hydrolase, translating to MPLEDDFCDILKKSRMGQGLSVGDVARMTGLPGGDITALERGDQPKDRAEVRALAKALGLRVEPLEQIAINKWEPVAQCMPPWVEMVQGSVSGYGVQGYIVDDEGDALLVDTAYNAPLMLEQLRRRGLRLLGICLTHGHADHADGIEQILDRYEVPVYLGPEDVELLSWRPRRELLVAPDNDLMIRFGRRTLRCMTTPGHTPGGICYCADDVQVPVCFVGDTLFAGSIGRSNPKALYPSHLSSVTHRVLTLSPDYRLFPGHGPATTVEEELEHNPFAVLS from the coding sequence ATGCCGCTAGAAGACGATTTCTGTGACATCCTGAAAAAATCACGTATGGGACAAGGGTTGTCGGTCGGCGACGTGGCCCGAATGACGGGTTTACCTGGCGGCGATATTACGGCGTTGGAACGAGGGGATCAACCGAAAGATCGTGCCGAGGTGCGCGCGTTGGCGAAGGCCTTGGGCTTGCGTGTGGAGCCGCTGGAGCAGATCGCGATCAATAAGTGGGAGCCGGTTGCCCAGTGTATGCCACCATGGGTGGAGATGGTGCAGGGGTCCGTCAGTGGGTATGGGGTCCAGGGGTACATCGTCGATGATGAGGGCGACGCGCTGTTGGTGGATACAGCCTATAACGCACCACTCATGCTGGAGCAGCTTCGCCGTCGTGGGTTGAGACTCCTCGGCATTTGTTTGACCCATGGCCATGCGGATCATGCCGATGGGATCGAACAGATTCTCGACCGGTATGAGGTTCCCGTCTACCTCGGACCAGAGGATGTGGAACTCCTCAGTTGGCGGCCACGGCGGGAATTGCTGGTGGCCCCGGATAATGATCTCATGATCAGGTTCGGCCGTCGCACGCTTCGATGTATGACGACGCCTGGCCATACGCCGGGGGGGATCTGTTACTGTGCGGATGATGTACAGGTACCGGTCTGTTTTGTGGGGGATACTCTCTTTGCTGGATCGATCGGGCGGTCTAATCCCAAAGCGTTGTATCCATCACACCTCAGTTCAGTCACTCACCGTGTGCTGACACTCTCGCCCGACTATCGTCTTTTCCCAGGACATGGACCGGCCACAACCGTAGAAGAAGAACTCGAGCACAATCCGTTTGCCGTGCTTTCCTAA
- a CDS encoding M16 family metallopeptidase, protein MKTQPSLVSDEVRLPWLRLSRLAPHILQAFGVRPTFHEGRFTICAVVMALSLVCNVNALSAASPSFADRVIEHRLANGLTVLMVERHQTPVVSINITFAVGGINEQVGQTGIAHLYEHMAFKGTRVVGTTDYDKEKPILAELAVVGTELDLREREAAGKGGGATADERATVESLQKRFLALQAQAGQYVVGNEMALLYQRHGGVGLNASTGKDLTRYMISLPSNRLPLWAAIESDRMANPVLREFYKERGVVMEERRMRNDDSPNGLLFETFTSAAFRAHGYGIPTIGWGSDILSLTPAATEAFFKTYYGPNRATIALVGDINPKEVIALIERTFGKIPAAPPAPSLVTVEPEQRGERRVEVEFDAEPAIVIGYHKPTLGHPDDDVCDVIDAVLSDGLTSRLHQKLVREKRLAVSVGSDASHPGVRAPNLFVITATPLAPHTTAEVEAAIYEEVERLKQEPVSAQELEKVLNNLDADLVRGLRSNSGLASQLALYQALAGNWRYVLTSRDNVAKVTAAEVQRVAAQYFTRSNRTVAVLVKKSHSKSVTAMSGNEVQP, encoded by the coding sequence ATGAAAACTCAACCATCACTCGTATCTGATGAAGTGCGTCTTCCTTGGCTCCGCCTCTCGCGTCTTGCTCCGCATATCTTGCAAGCGTTCGGAGTACGCCCCACGTTTCACGAAGGACGCTTCACGATCTGTGCTGTTGTCATGGCCCTCAGTCTTGTCTGTAACGTCAATGCGCTGTCGGCAGCCTCACCAAGCTTTGCCGATCGGGTGATCGAGCATCGGCTTGCCAATGGGTTGACGGTGCTCATGGTCGAGCGGCATCAGACGCCGGTTGTCTCGATCAACATTACCTTCGCCGTGGGCGGTATCAATGAGCAGGTCGGTCAGACGGGCATTGCCCATCTCTACGAACACATGGCCTTCAAGGGCACGCGTGTCGTGGGAACGACCGATTACGATAAAGAAAAACCGATCCTCGCCGAGCTGGCCGTTGTCGGGACGGAGCTCGATCTGCGGGAACGAGAAGCGGCAGGGAAAGGGGGAGGGGCGACGGCGGACGAACGAGCGACAGTCGAATCGCTGCAGAAGCGATTTTTGGCCTTGCAAGCACAGGCCGGTCAGTATGTGGTCGGCAATGAAATGGCACTGCTGTACCAGCGTCACGGTGGTGTGGGACTCAATGCTTCAACAGGGAAAGATCTGACGCGGTACATGATCAGCTTACCTTCCAATCGACTGCCCTTGTGGGCGGCGATCGAGTCGGATCGGATGGCCAATCCTGTCTTGCGCGAGTTTTACAAGGAGCGCGGCGTCGTGATGGAAGAGCGGCGGATGCGCAACGACGACAGCCCGAACGGGCTGTTGTTCGAAACCTTCACTTCGGCGGCATTCCGAGCCCATGGGTACGGGATTCCGACCATCGGATGGGGATCCGATATCCTGTCGTTGACACCGGCGGCTACAGAAGCCTTTTTCAAGACCTATTATGGTCCGAATCGCGCCACGATTGCCTTGGTGGGGGATATCAATCCCAAGGAAGTCATCGCCTTGATCGAGCGGACGTTTGGAAAGATTCCTGCCGCGCCGCCGGCACCATCCTTGGTAACGGTGGAACCGGAACAACGAGGTGAACGCCGGGTCGAAGTGGAATTTGATGCCGAGCCGGCGATCGTGATCGGTTATCACAAGCCGACCCTGGGCCATCCGGATGATGATGTGTGCGATGTGATCGATGCAGTGCTCAGCGATGGCCTGACGTCCCGCTTGCACCAGAAATTGGTACGGGAGAAACGTCTGGCCGTCTCGGTCGGGTCCGATGCCAGTCATCCCGGAGTTCGTGCGCCGAATCTGTTTGTGATCACGGCCACGCCATTGGCTCCCCACACGACGGCGGAAGTCGAAGCGGCGATTTATGAAGAGGTTGAACGGCTGAAGCAGGAGCCGGTCTCAGCACAGGAGCTGGAGAAAGTGCTGAATAACTTGGATGCGGATCTCGTGCGCGGACTACGATCCAACAGTGGGTTGGCGTCTCAACTGGCTCTGTACCAGGCTCTCGCTGGTAATTGGCGCTACGTTCTCACGTCACGTGACAACGTAGCGAAGGTCACGGCTGCCGAGGTCCAGCGGGTCGCCGCGCAATACTTTACCCGGTCGAATCGAACCGTCGCCGTGTTGGTCAAGAAAAGCCACAGCAAAAGTGTAACGGCCATGTCGGGCAACGAGGTGCAGCCATGA
- a CDS encoding DUF2442 domain-containing protein, with translation MNTSAVEISLPVAKAVTVTEDTLTVHLSDGRSLSVPLAWFPRLIHATPVERKGWRLIGRGHGIHWEKLDEDISVEGLLAGRPSGESQVSFKKWLLARRSNGARRSPRRARNGRH, from the coding sequence TCTCATTGCCGGTAGCCAAAGCGGTAACCGTGACGGAAGACACGCTCACCGTCCACTTGAGCGATGGACGGAGCCTCTCCGTGCCACTTGCTTGGTTCCCACGCCTCATTCACGCCACACCTGTCGAGCGCAAGGGTTGGCGATTGATCGGTAGAGGGCACGGGATTCACTGGGAGAAGCTTGATGAGGACATCAGTGTGGAAGGCCTCCTCGCGGGTAGACCGTCAGGCGAAAGCCAAGTTTCATTTAAAAAATGGCTCCTTGCTCGCAGGTCCAATGGAGCACGACGCTCTCCTCGACGTGCCAGGAATGGCCGTCACTAG
- a CDS encoding putative toxin-antitoxin system toxin component, PIN family, with product MLDTDVIISALLFSGPPSQLVSAWHSSRLRPVVSAPILDGYIRVLAYPKFELTPAEIRSVIEEEFLPFIESVKAIPTTVAYVRDPDDAKFIACAAAAGVRWLVSRDDDLLSLRRIQSVEIVSITEFLCLLKAE from the coding sequence GTGCTCGACACGGACGTCATCATCTCGGCCTTGCTCTTCTCTGGACCACCGTCGCAACTCGTCTCGGCCTGGCACTCCAGCCGTCTTCGACCGGTCGTCTCAGCTCCCATACTCGATGGATACATTCGTGTACTCGCCTATCCAAAGTTTGAACTCACACCTGCGGAGATCCGTAGCGTGATCGAAGAGGAATTCCTCCCCTTTATAGAGTCCGTCAAAGCTATTCCGACAACTGTTGCCTATGTTCGAGACCCAGACGATGCCAAATTCATCGCCTGCGCGGCAGCGGCAGGAGTCCGCTGGCTTGTCAGCAGAGACGACGATCTCTTGAGTCTTCGCCGGATTCAATCGGTCGAAATCGTTTCGATCACTGAATTTCTCTGCCTCCTGAAAGCCGAATGA
- a CDS encoding barstar family protein, with translation MPVKLSLRTHLSASVPPWSGLLVLPRGSSATTIITAPAGFLVRTIEGKKCRTTSSLFDEFAQALSFPEYFGHNWDALEECLADFEWLPAKGYILLISNAQAVLPNDEEEYETLLEVLNDAGEAWSKGQTADGRSAPFHAVFAVTAQDKSTRHRWELEEFSATKQRKSAENPVRTRSATSKQKPTKK, from the coding sequence ATGCCGGTAAAACTGTCCCTCCGCACCCATCTCAGCGCTTCAGTACCTCCCTGGTCAGGACTGCTCGTCTTACCTCGCGGGAGTTCGGCCACAACGATAATCACTGCTCCCGCCGGATTTCTGGTGCGCACGATCGAGGGCAAGAAATGTCGAACGACATCGAGCCTCTTCGATGAATTCGCGCAGGCATTGTCCTTCCCGGAATACTTTGGGCACAACTGGGATGCCTTGGAAGAATGTCTCGCCGATTTCGAGTGGCTACCCGCCAAAGGCTACATTCTCCTCATTTCGAACGCCCAGGCGGTACTCCCCAATGACGAAGAGGAGTATGAAACGCTGCTGGAAGTCCTCAACGACGCCGGAGAAGCCTGGAGCAAGGGACAAACGGCGGACGGTCGAAGCGCCCCGTTTCATGCGGTGTTTGCCGTGACGGCACAGGATAAGTCGACGCGACATCGGTGGGAGTTGGAAGAGTTCAGCGCCACAAAGCAGAGAAAGTCTGCAGAAAACCCAGTCCGAACACGCTCCGCGACTTCTAAGCAGAAACCCACCAAGAAATAG
- a CDS encoding HAD family hydrolase: protein MAQTPVDLLIFDLDGTLIESKWDIAHAVNFTLKELGLPERPLEEIFGFVGDGVKRLLRLAVGEGNQEKFEEALKVFRGHYLEHCLDRTTFYPGIEPMLEHFAHKQKVIATNKSIEYTRVILNGLGPQHFMYMVGGDNGFGLKPEPGMLLHIISKMGVPKDRTVLVGDSTNDINGGHNAGIRVCAVGYGMGNRQKMEACQPDWFIEKPEQLTELFI from the coding sequence ATGGCACAGACGCCGGTGGATCTCCTGATCTTTGACTTGGACGGAACGTTGATCGAGTCTAAATGGGACATCGCTCATGCCGTCAATTTCACGTTGAAAGAGTTGGGACTGCCTGAGCGTCCTCTCGAAGAGATCTTCGGATTTGTCGGAGACGGGGTCAAGCGGCTGCTGCGTCTGGCGGTTGGGGAAGGCAATCAGGAGAAATTTGAAGAAGCCTTGAAAGTATTCCGAGGCCATTATCTCGAACACTGCTTGGACCGGACGACCTTCTACCCGGGAATCGAGCCCATGCTCGAGCATTTTGCTCACAAGCAGAAAGTGATCGCGACGAACAAGTCGATTGAGTACACGCGCGTAATCTTGAATGGGTTGGGGCCACAACATTTCATGTACATGGTGGGCGGAGACAACGGCTTCGGATTGAAGCCGGAGCCAGGGATGCTCCTCCACATCATCAGCAAAATGGGCGTGCCGAAGGATCGGACGGTCCTTGTCGGAGACAGCACGAACGATATCAACGGCGGACATAATGCAGGCATTCGGGTCTGTGCCGTGGGGTACGGCATGGGCAATCGACAGAAGATGGAAGCCTGTCAGCCTGATTGGTTCATCGAAAAACCGGAACAACTCACGGAGCTGTTTATATGA
- the hemL gene encoding glutamate-1-semialdehyde 2,1-aminomutase codes for MKTSRSAKLFTEAQQLIPGGVNSPVRAFRSVGGQPRFIARAKGSRLYDVDKNVYIDYVLSWGPMILGHAHSAVIASIKKAAGQGTSYGAPTELEVALAKEIRHAFPSMEKLRLVSSGTEAVMSAIRVARGFTQRTGIIKFEGCYHGHSDYLLAKAGSGLATLGIPDSPGVPEDFAKHTLTAPYNDIRTVQELIKANHKQLACIIIEPIAGNMGVVPPAPGFLPALRQLTAEHGILLIFDEVISGFRVNYGGAQALYGIKPDLTVLGKIIGGGLPVGAYGGRKDIMDLIAPVGPVYQAGTLSGNPLAVSAGLATLKQLRGKGVYKQLEQRSVTLAKGIGEAAKRAGVPVTQTRVGSMLTTFFTPGPVVDWSTAKQSDTKRYGQFFHHMLEQGVYLAPSQFEAAFLSTAHSAQDIEKTIRAAQVAFKKL; via the coding sequence ATGAAGACATCCCGCTCTGCCAAACTCTTTACGGAAGCCCAACAGCTGATTCCAGGCGGCGTCAACAGCCCTGTCCGGGCGTTCCGCTCGGTGGGAGGACAGCCGCGCTTCATCGCACGTGCGAAAGGATCGCGCCTTTACGATGTGGATAAGAATGTCTACATCGATTACGTGCTCTCTTGGGGGCCGATGATCCTGGGGCATGCCCATTCAGCGGTCATTGCTTCGATCAAGAAGGCGGCTGGACAAGGCACCAGTTACGGCGCACCGACGGAATTGGAAGTCGCGCTGGCGAAAGAAATTCGCCACGCATTCCCATCGATGGAAAAACTCAGGTTGGTCAGCTCTGGAACCGAAGCCGTCATGAGCGCCATTCGTGTCGCTCGGGGGTTCACCCAACGCACTGGAATCATCAAGTTCGAAGGGTGCTACCACGGACACAGCGACTATTTATTGGCAAAGGCCGGTTCAGGTCTGGCGACATTGGGAATTCCGGACTCACCAGGTGTGCCTGAGGATTTCGCGAAACACACCCTGACCGCACCCTATAATGACATTCGGACTGTTCAAGAGCTCATCAAAGCGAATCACAAGCAACTCGCCTGCATCATCATCGAGCCAATCGCAGGCAATATGGGTGTCGTACCGCCCGCACCGGGCTTTCTGCCGGCTCTTCGACAATTGACTGCCGAGCATGGAATCCTATTAATTTTTGACGAAGTCATTTCAGGTTTTCGCGTGAATTATGGCGGAGCTCAAGCGCTGTATGGCATCAAGCCGGACCTGACGGTATTAGGGAAAATCATCGGGGGAGGGCTGCCTGTCGGTGCCTACGGCGGACGGAAAGATATCATGGATCTCATCGCCCCAGTTGGACCGGTCTACCAGGCAGGAACCCTCTCGGGAAATCCCCTGGCCGTCTCAGCTGGATTGGCGACGCTGAAGCAATTACGGGGGAAGGGAGTCTATAAGCAGTTAGAGCAACGATCCGTGACCCTCGCCAAGGGCATCGGTGAAGCCGCAAAACGGGCAGGAGTTCCCGTGACGCAAACACGCGTCGGATCGATGCTGACGACCTTCTTTACTCCAGGCCCGGTGGTGGACTGGAGCACGGCAAAACAATCTGACACAAAACGGTACGGCCAGTTTTTTCACCACATGTTGGAGCAGGGCGTCTATCTTGCCCCCTCTCAGTTCGAAGCGGCATTCCTTTCCACTGCCCACAGTGCGCAAGACATCGAGAAAACCATCCGCGCGGCCCAGGTTGCATTCAAGAAGCTTTAG
- a CDS encoding PEP-CTERM sorting domain-containing protein, translated as MGIKVRMGMWVFLSISLLSSGHVLALPTTWVDWTSAGSGPSATSTGSANGVTVSFTGDIYFTQAGGGVNYWSVSPSTYTQPPAVDNPPPSSDIIALTGGPGTGIQTLTFSTPVVNPVMALLSVGAPGTAVTYDFSVPFNVLNTGPGYWGSGFLASLPGDLLLGEEGHGLILFPGTFTSISWINPTGEAWHGFTVGLPGSAAPVPEPSTLLLLGSGLLCLVPRVRRLMRTDE; from the coding sequence ATGGGAATTAAAGTACGTATGGGCATGTGGGTCTTTCTTTCGATTTCACTTCTGAGCTCAGGACATGTCTTGGCGTTGCCGACCACCTGGGTGGACTGGACTTCGGCAGGTTCTGGACCCAGTGCAACAAGTACTGGGTCCGCAAATGGAGTCACCGTCAGTTTTACTGGAGACATTTATTTTACCCAAGCCGGCGGCGGGGTAAATTATTGGTCAGTAAGCCCCAGCACCTACACGCAACCTCCTGCAGTCGATAATCCGCCTCCGTCCAGTGACATCATTGCATTGACGGGTGGCCCAGGGACAGGAATTCAAACATTGACATTCTCTACGCCCGTCGTAAATCCTGTTATGGCCCTCTTAAGTGTGGGAGCGCCTGGAACTGCAGTGACCTACGACTTTTCCGTTCCCTTTAATGTCCTCAATACCGGACCAGGTTATTGGGGCAGTGGGTTTCTCGCGTCTCTTCCTGGAGATCTACTCCTAGGCGAAGAAGGGCACGGTCTCATTCTATTCCCAGGGACATTCACATCGATCAGCTGGATCAATCCGACTGGGGAAGCTTGGCACGGGTTCACTGTGGGCCTACCAGGTTCAGCTGCGCCAGTCCCTGAGCCGTCGACCTTGCTCCTATTGGGATCTGGGCTCTTATGCCTCGTACCGCGGGTACGTCGGCTCATGCGCACGGATGAGTGA
- a CDS encoding M16 family metallopeptidase gives MRMVRSEGRWVKGWRIAGLLSLAVLQASAITAYAGEPVLGDPRTMTFQPVEFLPPEPERMTLENGMVVYLLEDHELPLVSVTVTMRTGSWLDPIDKIGLASMTGAVMRTGGGGGLSAEQVDAELEQFAGDVSIGIGRQSGSASLDVLSKDVPRGLEILAGLLRRPTFEPARVELAKLQAIEGIRRRQDNPGSIVGREFAKVLYGADHPSARESSLDSITRITREDLLTFHRDTIHPNGMILGVTGDFKKDEMLAALRKVFGDWKKGTVPELKIADVPDAELSRPVVRFVSKETSQTHLRLGHLSIKENDPDYVALAIANDILGGSSFRSRLFNDVRTKRGLAYSVGSRLHTGTHDQGVWLMRAETKLTSTQEVIERFVANIERMRAEPVSDTELAEAKEAYVNSFVFSFASPSAIVSRLVELEYDGLPKDFLQQLRAKVVALTKEQVQAAAKRHLRPDRLKIVAVGSGETLPKALATFGDVKEIKLSPEG, from the coding sequence ATGAGGATGGTGAGGAGTGAGGGCCGATGGGTGAAGGGATGGCGCATAGCCGGATTGTTGAGCCTGGCCGTACTACAGGCCTCGGCCATCACGGCGTACGCAGGGGAACCGGTACTTGGTGATCCTCGGACCATGACATTTCAACCCGTGGAGTTTTTACCGCCGGAGCCGGAGCGGATGACTTTAGAGAACGGCATGGTCGTCTATCTTTTGGAAGACCATGAGTTGCCGCTCGTGTCGGTGACGGTCACGATGCGAACCGGAAGCTGGCTTGATCCCATCGACAAGATCGGATTGGCATCCATGACAGGGGCGGTCATGCGGACGGGCGGCGGAGGAGGGCTGTCGGCCGAGCAAGTTGATGCGGAGCTAGAGCAATTCGCAGGCGATGTGAGCATCGGAATCGGGCGGCAATCAGGGTCGGCTTCGTTGGATGTGTTGAGTAAGGATGTGCCTCGTGGGCTGGAAATCTTGGCTGGCCTCTTGCGACGACCCACATTCGAGCCGGCTCGCGTGGAGTTGGCCAAGCTGCAGGCGATCGAGGGGATTCGCCGAAGGCAGGATAATCCGGGGTCCATCGTTGGTCGAGAATTTGCCAAGGTGCTCTATGGAGCTGATCATCCTAGTGCCCGAGAAAGTTCCCTGGATTCGATCACGCGGATTACGAGAGAGGATCTCCTCACCTTCCATCGCGATACCATTCATCCCAATGGGATGATTCTCGGTGTGACCGGCGACTTCAAAAAAGATGAGATGCTCGCCGCACTGCGCAAGGTCTTCGGAGACTGGAAAAAGGGAACGGTGCCGGAGTTGAAGATTGCCGATGTGCCGGACGCGGAGCTGTCCAGACCGGTGGTCCGATTCGTCAGTAAAGAGACGTCGCAGACCCATCTTCGTCTGGGACATCTCTCGATTAAGGAAAATGATCCCGACTATGTCGCCCTGGCTATCGCCAACGACATTTTAGGGGGAAGTTCGTTTCGTAGTCGCCTGTTCAATGATGTACGGACAAAGCGGGGGCTGGCCTACTCCGTCGGCAGTCGTCTCCATACAGGTACGCATGATCAAGGAGTCTGGCTGATGCGGGCAGAAACCAAGCTGACCTCAACCCAGGAAGTGATTGAGCGGTTTGTGGCGAATATCGAACGGATGCGTGCGGAGCCGGTGAGCGATACCGAACTGGCCGAGGCCAAGGAAGCCTATGTGAACTCGTTCGTGTTTTCCTTTGCCAGCCCTTCGGCGATTGTCAGCCGGCTGGTCGAGTTGGAGTACGATGGGTTGCCGAAGGACTTTCTGCAGCAGCTGCGAGCCAAGGTCGTGGCGCTGACCAAGGAGCAGGTTCAGGCCGCAGCCAAGAGACATTTGCGTCCGGATCGGTTGAAGATTGTTGCGGTTGGGTCCGGTGAGACCTTGCCGAAAGCGCTCGCAACCTTTGGAGATGTAAAAGAGATTAAGTTGAGTCCGGAAGGGTGA